Proteins encoded by one window of Vigna radiata var. radiata cultivar VC1973A chromosome 5, Vradiata_ver6, whole genome shotgun sequence:
- the LOC106759936 gene encoding uncharacterized protein LOC106759936 → MSSSPFPPCFRPSPTTDVPPPPPPPPPHSTISNLTIYHTDTGPVSLTWSRSVVGRSLHIQLHRQSLDSISFHLHIRPFVFWKKHGVKKLAPDTVLFWNLAKAKFGSNPEPVSGFYVALVVNSHMSLLLGDAARDAYSKSRAHQPATPQLLLLKKEHIFADRVYSTRATFGGRAREIQIDCGFRDHSKLSFSVDGEKVLQIKRLKWKFRGNERVVVDGVHVQISWDLYNWLFDKNNADAHAIFMFKFEDEEEEAVADRNLAGLWNLGVCEWGKTWSSSSVSSSGGSFGGSSSVLEWSSVEENELVVPVGFSLLVYAWKR, encoded by the coding sequence ATGTCATCGTCGCCTTTTCCTCCCTGCTTCCGTCCCTCTCCCACCACCGACGTTCCCCCTCCTCCGCCGCCACCGCCGCCGCACTCCACAATCTCAAACCTCACAATCTACCACACAGACACAGGTCCCGTGTCCCTCACGTGGTCACGCTCCGTAGTGGGTCGCTCCCTTCACATTCAACTCCACCGCCAATCTTTAGACTCCATCTCCTTCCACCTCCACATACGACCCTTCGTCTTCTGGAAAAAGCACGGTGTGAAGAAGCTGGCCCCCGACACAGTCCTCTTCTGGAACCTTGCCAAGGCCAAATTTGGGTCGAACCCGGAACCCGTTTCGGGATTCTACGTTGCCCTTGTGGTTAACAGCCACATGAGCCTCCTCCTCGGCGACGCCGCCAGAGACGCGTATTCGAAGTCCCGGGCCCACCAACCGGCCACCCCGCAACTGCTCCTCCTCAAGAAAGAGCACATCTTCGCCGACCGCGTCTACTCCACGCGCGCAACGTTCGGCGGCCGGGCGCGTGAGATTCAGATCGATTGCGGTTTCAGGGACCACTCCAAACTCTCGTTCAGCGTGGACGGCGAGAAGGTGCTGCAGATTAAGCGCCTCAAGTGGAAGTTTCGCGGCAATGAGCGCGTCGTAGTTGACGGCGTGCACGTGCAAATCTCGTGGGACCTTTACAACTGGCTCTTCGACAAGAACAACGCCGACGCGCACGCCATTTTCATGTTCAAGTTCGAGGACGAGGAGGAAGAAGCGGTGGCTGATAGGAACTTGGCGGGGTTGTGGAATTTGGGGGTTTGTGAATGGGGCAAGACTTGGTCTTCTTCCTCGGTTTCTTCTTCTGGTGGGTCCTTCGGCGGAAGCTCCTCTGTTTTGGAATGGTCCAGTGTGGAGGAGAATGAGTTGGTCGTTCCCGTTGGGTTCTCTTTGCTCGTTTACGCTTGGAAACGCTGA